The sequence below is a genomic window from Marmota flaviventris isolate mMarFla1 chromosome 9, mMarFla1.hap1, whole genome shotgun sequence.
TGGGGAGGCCAGAAGGGCCCGAGACCCTTTCCTGGGACCCTGGAAGATGCATTGCTTCAGAAATACAGAGCCCTGGGACTTCATCTCCCTGGCTAGTGCCATGTACCTGGCCCTCCTGTGAGCTCCCATTTGTGTTGGGGGGGTCCCCTCTGGCTCCTCCGTCTGGGGCAGCTGGCTGcagcggggggcgggggcggggactGATGTGCACAAAGACCTGAAATTAAGGCTCGGGAAGCTTCTCTCCTACCTCCTTGTGTGGGAAAGGATTCAGGCAGGAAAAGGGAACAAAAATGGTCTCCCTTAAACAAACCCTGCCATGCCCTGGGCACtccctggggctggaggatcCGGTCCCTGATTGGTGGGCGACGGCTTGGACAGCAACAGGAGACGGGGCCCCATTCTCCTCCCCTGGAGCAGCGGCTGGGTCCACTTCTTTCAGCCCCACCTCTTCGCTGAAGAGCTGCTCAGCTCTTTTGATGTCCAGCGAGCGGACAGCACCCGGCACGTCGTGGGCAGCCCTCTGAATGCTGCTGGACTCTTCTTCCGGCCTTTGCTTTGGTCAAAGTGGCAGAGGCCTTTGAAGGTGCCACTGCCAGGAGCCAGAAGCCTCTCATCCTCCTGCCCTCAAGCCAGCATCTCTTCTCTGATGTCCCTTTTTCCTGGTGCAGGGCAAGTGGCGCTTTGACCAACAGTGACCCACGCTTCCGAGCACGGGAAGCAGCAGGCCTCAGAACCCGGGCTGCGCTTCCCTCCTCTCCAGGGCCGCTGCCCGCGCTTCATCGTCGTGTTGACCTCGGAACACTGTCAGCCGATAAATGATGGCAGCATCCCTTCCAGAGGGAGGAAATGAAATCCCAGCTCTTCTGAGGGCCCCGTCAGAGCCTTTTTGGAGgctggcatttttaaaaagagatctgGTCTCTCATTCCCGAGAACAGAGCCCCAGGTGTGGAGGCTGATGTCTCCCAGTGACTTTCTGAAAATGCTCTTTTTCTGGGCTTTGTTTGTGCAACCGTGGAAACTGATAGATCCAGTCAGCTGATTTTATATTAGCTATCAGTCCCTGCACTAATGACCTGCCCCAGGAGGAAGCACGTAGGAAACGCTATTGAGATGACTACATCTATTGCGGGGGAAAAGAGGGGAGATGAGGGTCCTGGCAGACCAAGAAGGCTTTTCTCTGTATCAGGAAGGAGCGTGGCCCAGCTCTGGCCACACTGAGATGGAATGGAAATGCAGGTCCCCGTGCCCAGCTCCTCCCTCACCCACCCCACTGGGACACACGCCTCCGCCTCTGGAAACAGCAATACCCTCCACCCAGGCTGAGGCTCCCCCCTCCACCTACTCCCATCCCCAACACGTGGTTTTACTTACTCAATGATTTCTAGGAGAAAGCAACATTTTTGCAATTCTATTGTCTCAGGAAATGGTAAGAACTGACCCAAGAAGGACTTTAAGGACAGTCTATGCGGCTCTGTCTACCCATCTGGACTGAGAGACGCGACACAGATAGACGGGCAGACAGACGCACCTCCAGGTGGCAGGGAAAGCTACAGCTTCCGTCAGGGCGTCTACGGAGTATGCTGCATGGAGCTGAAGAACATTcagcatgggaaaaaaaaaaaaagctggattttttttttttaatcgacTACATTAACTGTTCCAAGAACGCAGTGGAAGATGCCGTATTTCTGCAAATCTGTAAGGGAAATGGCATGGGAAGAACCAGGGAAGAGGTTTCAGGACAATATCTCCATAGCGAAAGATCTCTTCTTCCCCTGTCTCCTTTGTGGGGGTCCCAAAATCCTTCCATCACATCGTGGCCAGCGAGGGGCTGGCCGTAGAATCGCTGCATGCGGGCTTCGGATCAGCTGCTTCTCCCTGACGGTTCTTTTGTGACGGCCCTGAACAGAGCGCGAGGTGTCCACAGACGTTGCACAGGTAGTATCTTCccagttcaggaaaaaaaatccccagcccaaccctTTCTGCAGTTATCGTCTTTAGCCTTCCCTTCCCCAACTGGCGCGACGTGTTGTAAGTCACTCTCCAGCAACAAGGAATCCCCTCCTGCCTTCTATTcgtttagagaaaaaaaaaaaaatttttttttcactgtcgTGTTCTACAAAATCAATGACCCTCCCCAAACTTGGCCTTCTGCCAGACGGTCGTCATGGACCTTCTCTTCCTTGCTCTCTTGGGTTGCAGCGGGCTGGGCGGAGCCTGTCACCACCCCGGGTCGGCCTTGGGgacggggctgggctggggctgggggagccGGCCTCAGGTGTAGGAGTAGTCTATGTCGGGGATGCCGCCTTCCCGGTAGCCCCGCGTGGTGCCGTAGCCGATGGTGTGCGTGCCCTTGCAGAGGCTGCTGCCGTTGGAGGGGAAGATGGTATGGACCACGTACTCCTCTTTGGCGCGGTAAGGGTTGATGGGCAGCATTTGCAGCCCCGGGCCACGGATTTCCAGAATGGAGTTGTCCTTCTTGGTCCCCGACTCCATGTAGTCGTCCTTCTTGCGGCTGCCTCGGTGGTAGGCCCTGTCCCGGGTCAGCAGCTCACCCGCCCGGTGCACGTACCAGCAGATGGCCCCCAGGACCAGGAAGAGGAAGACGAGAGCCACGGCCCCACCGATGATGCCGGCCAGGGGTAGGCCTGCCACGGGGCCGGCGTTCTGCTCCTGGTTGAGCGTGGTGGTGGGGCCGTAGCTGTCGGCCGTCTCTGCCTTGGCACACACCGGCGTCTCGTCGGCCGCGTAGGTATTGCTGGTCTCCATGGTGACCATGCAGATGATGTAGGTGGACTTAGGCTCCAGGGCTGTCAGCAGGTACTCGGTCTTGTCCCCCTGCACCAGGGTCTCTGTGATGGAGCCTACGGCCGGGCTGTGGCCCAAGCGCAGCCAGCTGAGCcggaaggaggaggcagggagcgTGGCCTTCCACGTGATGCGGATGGAGTCAGCCGTCAGGGGCTTCACCTGGATGACCAGGGTCTTGGCACCGTCACCCGTGGCCATGGGGTAGTCGATGTTGGAGTCGGGGAGGCGCAGCCCAGGCCTCTTGGCCTTGAGGGTGAAGAGCGAGCCCTGGGGCGTGGTGGCGGAGGCGTGGTTGCTGGCCGTGGTCTTGGCCGCCGCGTTGGCCGCCCCACTCtgcgaccctgtctcaaagcacTCGTCCATCTCGCTGGTGATGTCCTTGATGGCCATGCCGCGGACCTTCTCGGGGCCCTGGCACATGAGGCCCCGCACGTTGACCACGGCGGCCCGCGCCTTCACCCAGTCCCGCAGCCACATGAGGTTGCAGCCGCAGAACCAGGGGTTGTTCCGGAGCAGCAGCTGTGCCAGGTTCCCCAGGTCGTCGAACAGGCCACGGGGCAGCGTGGTGAGGTTGTTGTTGGACAGGTCCAGCCGCTCCAGCTCGCGCATCTTGGCCAGCGTGTTGTAGGGGATGTGGCTGATGGCGTTGTCCTGCAGGTAGAGCTTCTGCAGGTGGGCGCTGGGCAGGTTGAGGGGCGGGGCGGCCAGGGAGTTGCGCACCAGTGAGAGCTCCGTGAGGTTCTGCAGGCGGCTGAAGGTGTCGTCGGCGATGCGCTGGTTGGCCAGCAGGTTGCCGTCCAGCACCAGGCGCCGCAGGCTGTTGAGGCCCTTGAAGGCGTGCAGCGGGATGGTGGAGATGCGGTTGTCGTCCAGCCGCAGCTCCTCCAGCGTGTGGGGCAGCCCCGAGGGGATGCTGCTCAGGTGGTTCCGGCTCAGGAAGAGCAGCTTGAGCTGTTTGCTGTCGGCAAACGCGTCCTCCTCGATGCTGACGGTGGACACGGAGTTGTCGTCCAGGTGCAGCTTCTCCAGCAGCGGGATGCGGGCCAGGGAGTCCCGGGCGATGGTGCGCACGTTGTTGTCCTGCAGGTGCAGCTCGCGCAGGGACCGGGGCAGGTTGATGGGGAACTCGTCCAGGTCGTTCTCGTACAGGTAGATGACCTGCACGTTGGCCTTGGTCTTGAGGTCCTGGGGGATGCCCGCGTTGTTGATCTGGTTGTTCTGCAGGTACAGGGTGGTGGCGTCGTCGGGGATGTCCGCGGGGATGGAGGTGAGCCCCCGGTCGTTGCAGTAGATGAAGCCATTGTCACAGCGGCACACAGAGGGACAGGTGGTGCTGTCGATGACCTCCGTCAGGAAGGCGATCAGCCCGTAGCAGAGGAACAGCCAGTCCCGCAGGTCCATGGTGGCCGTAGTCATCACAACCGTGGCCGTGACGGTGGTGGCAGGTGTGGTCGTGGCGGTGGCAGCAGGGTGTGCCACCACCATGGTGGACGGCTGGGGGAGCGGGGCCCCACCTCACCTGGAGCCTCAACACCTGCAGAGAACACAAGACAGGTGACAGGAGGACACAAGACAATGACAGCAGCCTGAGAAAGGAGTGGTGTGCCCAGCTGCCTGCTGCCGAGGGGTCATCGAAGTCCGTCCGGCAGCGCCACGCCAGGCTTAAGGCCCAGGTGGGCTCTCTGGCTGAGGCTGGGCTCAGTAATATCGGCTAACGCAACATCCCCTTCCAGGAGCTAAACTGGCACTTTCTGCTCCCGGGTGTCACCGGGAGGCTTGGGGGAGGTTAGTCCCAGCCGCCAGGCTGCAGCCGGGCCTCTCGCAAGATTTCATGCTAAGCCACTTTTATGGACCCTGCTAAAGGTGCCGGTCAGTGTGGAGGGGTGGACTCGGGGCATGCTGTGTGGACTTGGAGCCGCCGTTTCCCCCTGGAATGGAGAGCGCCCAGGGTCTGAAGGGAAAGCTTTTGAAAGAGCTCGCAGGGGGTGTCGCTGGGACCTGGCAGCTGCGTCACTGGTGGGTGGCGAGCGCCGAGCTTCATTGTCTGGTGGCAAAACACCTTCTCCTGCTTGTCGCTCGTACACTTTATAGACAGAAGGAGAAGGTGTCAGCAGAGCGGCTTTCTTGTGTATTTACAGAAATCACTTGTTACAGAGGCGCCTTCCCGGGCCCCGCGTTCTGTGCTGAGTGGGAACTCATTCCACACCTTGCCCCTTCCCCATCCCCAAACTTTCAGctcttcagaaaagaaaaaaaaaaagtgtctatgCCTAtctagatttctctctctctctctctatatatatatcgGCTTTCTTGCATTTACAGGAATGAGACAAATAAGCAGGGAGACGGCGTCCGCACGCTGAGGGAATTGTCAGCAAGGTGTAATTCCAGTTTTCACAAATGGAAAAATTGCGGCGTAgatttttctcatattattttacTGTTCATAGtggtaaaaaaaatcaattaaagagAAATTATCTTTCCGTCTCAGTAGGGTAGGCGTCTCTGTACAGCTGGCAAAGGTCTACTGGGAAACTCCGGGGTCGTGAGACTTTCCATGGTGGGACATGATGGCTTCTCAGGCCTGAGCCAAGCCTCCAGCCTGGGAGGGCCGCCCAGAGGGTGGAGGAGAGCCAGCACCTTGCTCGTGCCACAGTGACTGAGTGTCTTGTTCCCCTACCAGGCCAACCTTGTCTGTTCCTGGCCGGCTACTCTCTCCACCCTGCAAACTCGTCTTCACCATCCAGGACCCAGTTCTGCTAAGTCCTCCAAGTATCCCAGCGAGAGCGTCCTCTGCTCCATCCACCCACTTGTCCATGCTTCCATCTGCCAGTCCATCCACACATCCAGCAATCCGCCATATCCACCCACTCTCTGTCCACCCATCCACTTGCCCACTGATCCATCGTCCATGCCTCTATCCATCCATCCGGCACACCTTACTGAGCATCTACCATGTGCCAGCTCCTTGGGGCCCCATTCTGTGGGCACAGTAGCTCACACTATAATACAGACTTTGCTTAgatctttctgaatttttaagtcatttaattCTCCCAGCAAACGTGAAatcagtgttctttttttttttttttctgtcaatactgggaatcgaacccaggaccttgcccatgctaggcaggtgttctGCCACGGTGAGCCACATCCCGGCCCCCGTGCCCTTCTTATTCACATTTAACAGGTGAGAAAGCCAAAGTTTAGAGATGTCGACTTGCTCAAGGCCGCTTGAGACGTGAAGGGGAGGCCCGGCTCTCTGGGTCACAGGCCGCAGCCCCTCACTGCTGGGCTCGCAGCTCTGAGTGTGGTGTGCTGTGGGCGCTTAGTGTTTTCATGCCCCTGACCAAACTGTGGTGTTAAAGGCAGGTCCTGTGGCCCTGTGGCCCTGTGTGGCTTGGCTTTAGTGACCACCCAGGATGGGAGGGAGCAGGCCCTGAGCTGTCCTTGCACCCTTAGGCTCCTCTGGTACCCACATGGACTTCCACTTGGCCAGGCCAGCAGAGCTCCCGCCTGGCCCTGGCGTATGCATGGGCCCCTCTTAGGGCCTTGGTGGCATAGAGCTTTGTCTATGAGGCGGACCCAGTTCAGGTCCTGTCTGGAAGCAACTGAGGGCGAGGGAGGGGCGTGCAGGGTGCAGGGCCTGCCCCAGAGCTGGAGGGCAAAGAAGCCCCAGCCCAGA
It includes:
- the Flrt1 gene encoding leucine-rich repeat transmembrane protein FLRT1, giving the protein MVVAHPAATATTTPATTVTATVVMTTATMDLRDWLFLCYGLIAFLTEVIDSTTCPSVCRCDNGFIYCNDRGLTSIPADIPDDATTLYLQNNQINNAGIPQDLKTKANVQVIYLYENDLDEFPINLPRSLRELHLQDNNVRTIARDSLARIPLLEKLHLDDNSVSTVSIEEDAFADSKQLKLLFLSRNHLSSIPSGLPHTLEELRLDDNRISTIPLHAFKGLNSLRRLVLDGNLLANQRIADDTFSRLQNLTELSLVRNSLAAPPLNLPSAHLQKLYLQDNAISHIPYNTLAKMRELERLDLSNNNLTTLPRGLFDDLGNLAQLLLRNNPWFCGCNLMWLRDWVKARAAVVNVRGLMCQGPEKVRGMAIKDITSEMDECFETGSQSGAANAAAKTTASNHASATTPQGSLFTLKAKRPGLRLPDSNIDYPMATGDGAKTLVIQVKPLTADSIRITWKATLPASSFRLSWLRLGHSPAVGSITETLVQGDKTEYLLTALEPKSTYIICMVTMETSNTYAADETPVCAKAETADSYGPTTTLNQEQNAGPVAGLPLAGIIGGAVALVFLFLVLGAICWYVHRAGELLTRDRAYHRGSRKKDDYMESGTKKDNSILEIRGPGLQMLPINPYRAKEEYVVHTIFPSNGSSLCKGTHTIGYGTTRGYREGGIPDIDYSYT